A region from the bacterium genome encodes:
- a CDS encoding CGGC domain-containing protein: NRVIVQFSSCISKDNYHGPQCPHLDYLKTLVGKLGLDLREGTAISQKAEEKRRAGIYKG; this comes from the coding sequence AAACCGGGTGATCGTTCAGTTCTCCTCATGCATCTCAAAAGACAATTACCACGGGCCGCAGTGTCCGCATCTGGACTACCTGAAGACGCTTGTCGGGAAGCTGGGGCTGGACTTGAGAGAGGGCACCGCCATAAGCCAGAAGGCTGAAGAAAAACGCCGGGCGGGAATCTATAAAGGGTAA
- a CDS encoding N-acetyltransferase, which yields MVEIREEKKNDYDSVRIVNDRAFGRPHEGRIVDNIRESCSETVSLVAVSDREIVGHIFFSPAIIEIPSGLIKGMGLGPLAVLPEFQNRGVGSMLVTESIRIMKKMEYPFVMVVGHENYYPRFGFGRASSHGLKSQWECVPDNVFMVMILDEPVMKDVSGTIRCRDEFDAAL from the coding sequence ATGGTTGAAATCCGCGAAGAAAAAAAGAATGATTACGATAGTGTGCGCATCGTCAACGACCGCGCGTTCGGTCGGCCCCATGAAGGCCGTATTGTCGACAATATCCGTGAATCGTGCAGCGAGACAGTGTCCCTCGTGGCGGTCTCGGATCGTGAAATAGTCGGGCATATATTTTTCAGCCCGGCGATAATTGAAATCCCGTCCGGCCTGATCAAGGGCATGGGACTTGGCCCGCTGGCCGTGCTGCCGGAATTTCAGAACCGCGGTGTCGGATCGATGCTCGTCACCGAGAGCATCCGCATCATGAAAAAGATGGAATATCCGTTTGTGATGGTGGTCGGCCATGAAAACTATTATCCCCGGTTCGGTTTTGGACGGGCATCGAGCCATGGGTTGAAAAGCCAGTGGGAGTGTGTGCCGGATAATGTTTTCATGGTGATGATACTCGATGAGCCGGTCATGAAAGACGTTTCCGGAACCATACGGTGCAGGGATGAGTTTGATGCGGCTCTGTAA